Genomic window (Sphingomonas japonica):
CCGTGTCTCAGTCCCAGTGTGGCTGATCATCCTCTCAGACCAGCTAAGGATCGTCGCCTTGGTGAGCCTTTACCCCACCAACTAGCTAATCCTACGCGGGCTCATCCTTGGGCGATAAATCTTTGGACCGAAGTCATCATCCGGTATTAGCAGTCGTTTCCAACTGTTATTCCGGACCCAAGGGCAGATTCCCACGCGTTACGCACCCGTGCGCCACTAAGGCCGAAGCCTTCGTTCGACTTGCATGTGTTAGGCATGCCGCCAGCGTTCGTTCTGAGCCAGGATCAAACTCTCAAGTTTGATGTCCCCGCCAATCGGGTTGGAATAACCCCGACGGACGAGCTCATATCAAGGAGCCGTTCCTGCACAAATCTTTCACGTAATGGAAACGTGTAGGACATGTCGGATACCGACGGGCGAACCCGGCGGACATCCTATGGAACGGCTTATTGCTACCGAGCACCTGGCACCTTGAATGCCAGACCCGGGGCCGCCGCCCACATGTCCCTTCATCTAAATCACAATGTCAAAGAGCGCAAAAGACCGACGCCTTACCTAACCCCTTTTTTAGTGGGGCGGTCTGGCGCCTGGTTTTTGGTGACCGTTGAAGCGAACCGTGTGGCTCACCGCGTCGGTGGAGTGGTCTCTACGGGCGACTCGGTGACCCGTCAAACCCTTTTTGCATTTTTAAGTCAGTTTTCCCCGAAACCGCCGGAAAACCGTGCTTTACGCCATCGCAAGACATGACGGGCATAGCGGGTCCGTCATGGCAACCAACGCGAATCAGCCGAATCAGCCCCCGGAATCGCTGCGCGATCAGGTCCGCAGCGCCGTTCTGTGGCGCTCGGGCGCGCAGATCGTCGGGCAGATCATCACCTGGTCGTCGACCTTCCTCGTGATTCGTGTGCTCGATCCTCAGGATTACGGGCTGTTTGCGATGACCCAAGTGGTGCTGACGCTGCTCGACATGCTCAACGGCTATGGACTGTCGAGCGCCCTGATCCAGCAGAAGGACGCCAGCCGCCGCCAGTTCCGCCAGCTGTTCGGGATGCTGCTGCTGCTCAACGGTGGCATCGCGGCGGTCCAGTTCGTGATGGCGCCGCTCGCGGCTTCCTATTTCCAGCAACCGATGGTCGCCGACCTGCTGCGCGTGCAGGCACTGATCTTCCTCACCACGCCCTTCATCGCGCTTGCCTATACTCAGCTCGCCCGGCGCATGGATTTTCGCAAACAGGCGCAGGTCAATCTGGTGTCCTCGCTCGCCGGCGCGCTGACCGCGCTGGCCGGGGCGTATAACGGCCTTGGCGTCTGGACGCTCGTGTTCGCACCGATGGTGCTGTTTGGCGTGCGCGCGGTCGGCATGACGTGGATGGCACGCACCTGGATGTGGCCCAGCTTCGATTTTCGCGGCGCCGGCAATATCGCGAAGTTCGGCGGGTTGATGGCGGCGGGCCAGATTTTCTGGTTCCTGCAGAGCCAGGCCGACGTGCTGATCGCCGGGCGCAGCCTCGATCCGCACTGGCTCGGCATCTATACCACCAGCCTGTTCCTGACGCAGATCTTCGTCGCTAAGTTCGTGCCACCGCTCAACGACGTCGCCTTTTCCGCCTATTCGCGCATCCAGTCGGACGAAGGCGCAGTCGCCGGCGCCTTTGCCAAATCGGCGCGAATCATCCTGCTCGCGGCCATGCCCTTCTATTGCGGGCTTGCCGCCACCGCCGAGCCGGTGGTCGGAGTGGTGCTGGGTGAGAAGTGGCTCGAGGCGGTGCCGTTCGTGCGCCTGCTTGCGCTCGCCATGCCGTTCATGACGCTGCAGATCCTGTTCGCGCCCGCCGCCAACGCCCGCGGCTATCCAGGCGTCAGTCTGCGCACCAACGCGATCGGCGCGGCGATCCTGCCGATCTCCTTTGTCGTCGGCATCCAGTGGGGCATCACCGGGCTCGCGCTGGCGTGGGTCGCGGCATATCCGCTGTATTGCGCGATCACGGCGCAGCGCACGCTGCCGCTGATCGGGCTGGGCGGCGGCGACCTGCTCCGCGCGATCGCCCCGCCGATCCTCGCGGCCCTGGCGATGGCGCTGGTGGTCACGCTGGTCGATCGCGCGCTGCCCGCGATGGGGGATTTCGAGCGGCTGCTGATCCTCGTTCCCACCGGCGCCGCCGTGTATCTGGCGTGGCTCGCGCTGTTCGCGCGCCAACTGTTGGCGGAATGCATCGGCCTGGTACGAAAGCGCGCAGTTTGAAGGCAAGCGGTACCGGGTCGGTGCCGTCATCCGCGCGGGCGGATCGAATCACGCCTGCTGGATATAGTCCCTCAGCGAATTCGCCTCCGCCTCGATGCGGTCGATGCGATATTTGACGAGGTCGCCGATCGACACGAAGCCGACCAGCGTGCCGCCATCGACCACCGGCAGATGGCGGATGCGCCGCTTGGTCATCAGCCCCAATGCGCCGAGCACGCCTTCGCCAGGCGCGACCGTGATCGCCGGAGCGGTCATCAGCTCGGATACCGGCTTGTCGAGGGCGTCCGGCCCGACGCGCTCGAGGCAATAGACCAGGTCGCGTTCGGAAAAGATGCCGACCACCGCCGCGCCGTCCATCACCGGCACCGCCCCGATCCGCCGCTCCGCCAGTAGCTTGACCGCCTCGCGCGTCGACACGCCGGCGTCGATCGAGATCACCTCGTGCCCCTTGCCGCTCAAGATCGCGCCGATCGTCATCGATTGTCTCCTTCGTACGGGACAAGGACTCTTGGCTTGAGAGTTTCACGAAACAGCCCCACTTGCAACGCATGCCCGATGAGCGCTTCCCCCTCGACGACCCGGCCTATGCCAAATTCGCATGGGGACGCTTCAAGCGGCTGCTTGGCTGGATGGGGCTGGTATCGCTGATATGCGGCGCGATCGCGGTATGGCTGCTCCAGCGCTACACCGGCATCCTGCCGCTGCACATGGGCATCGCCTCGTTTCTCGGCGTGACCCTTACCGTGTTCCTCGCCGCCGCGCTGATGGGATTGATCTTCCTGAGTTCGGGCAGCGGCCATGACGAGCAGGTCGACCGCTTCAATCACGATCCGGACGTCGATACCGATCGCTGAGCCGATAGGTCAGCACCCGCGTGCCGTTGGCCGGCACCGCGGTGCGCCACAGCCAGCGCCCTTCCTCGCGCGCCAGCTTGGTCGACACGCCATCGACATCGATTCCGTCGCCTGCCGCGATCCGCGCTTCATAGGCGATCGGCCGGGGATTGGCGTTGGTCACCGTCACCCGGATCGTCTCGCGCCAGCCCGGCTCGCCGATCCGCTCCGCTCGCGCCGACACGCCGGGGGTCGGCTCCAGGACGATCTCGACCTCTTCGCCAATCGCCTTGTCGGCGAGCGAACCCTCCCCGATCAGGATCGGACGCGCGCCGCCGTCGAACACCTGCACCTGCCCCGACGGAATCGGCAGCCCCAGTCCGCTGCGCTCGCGATTGTCGCCGCGCAGCAGCAGGACCGGCGCGCTCGCCCGGTCGCCGGTCACATCGCTGCGATACACCGGCTCGAGCGCAACGCGCGTGCGATCGAGCAGCCCGACCTGTTTCTGCGCCCTGGCGGCGACCGTCACCGGCATCGGCACGCGATAGAGCTTCAAATCGCCTAGCTGCTCCTGCGCCACCATCCGCGCGCCGGTCACGACGATTTCGGCATCGGCGGCACGCGCCATCATCGGCGCGGGTGCATACATCGCCGGCGGAGGGGGAGGCGGCGGCGGTGGGGGCGGTGCGGTCAGATTCCAGCAGCGCGCATAGAGCGGCTGCGCCTGTGCGATCCGCCCTGCCTGCCGCGCCTCCGGATCGCGCTGTACCTTGCCCGCCACCAGCTGCGTCCCGGCATCGACATGGCTCGTCACATCCGCGCTGACCAATGTCACCCAGGCGAACCAGTCGGCGCCCCGCCCGTCGGGCCGCATCGTCACGACGTGGTTGGCTTGCCAGTCGAACCCGCCCGCCAGATACGACAAGGTCAGCTGCGCCGCGCCGCCAGCCTGGCTGTCCACCGTCACCGACAGCACCGGCTTGGCGCTCAGCCCGGCGGGTATCGCGTCGTAGATCAGGCTCTCGCCCAGCCCCGAACATTGCACCGCCTCGACGCCTTGCTCGGTTTCGAGCACCAGCCCGCCCTCGGCGCCCGAGCGGATCACCCCCTGCCCGCTCGACACCGCACCGCTGGCGGGATCGGTGCGCCGGATCAGCACACGCCGCCCGGTCGACCGGTCGAACAGCGCGCGTGGGCTCAGCAGGTCGGCATCGAGATTCTTCTCGGCGACGCCCGGCACCCCGGACAGGATCGCGCTTTCGGGTAGGATGCCGCCCGATACCCCCTCGAACCGGATCGTCGCGGGTCCGGCCGGAAGCGTCACGCGGCGGGTCTCCGTGATCAGTGCAAAGCCGGAGGGAAACCGCCGGCTGATCGCACGGTCTGCGGGCCGGTCGGGATCGCGGTACAGCGTCACCGACACCGCTTCGGGTGCCGCCGAGGTCACCAGCGCCTGCGCCATCACCGGCGCGCCGCAGCACCACAGCCACATCGCCGCGAGGAACCGCGCCGCGCGCACGTCCCTTAGTACCGCGTGTCGAAACTGGCCGTCAGGACGCTCTCGCCATTGGCGGGCACGGTCACTTGCCACACCCGTTCATCGGCATTGCGCTGCGTCCCGGGCTGGCTTTCCATCGGCACACGCGTGTCGCGCCAGTAATTGTCGAGCCCCGCCTGCACCACCTCGACCGTCACCGCGCGCGGCGACGCATTGGTCAGCACATAGCGCATGTCGGTGCGCCAATAGGTCAGCGATCGTTCCTCGGTCACGGTACGAGTCTCGCCCGACGAATCGCTGATGCGATAACGATAGGTGCGCAGCCATTCGTCGCTGGCGATGCGCGCGCGATTGGCGACGATCGGCTGCACCTTGATATCGAACGCCTCGCCGGTCTTGAGCGCGAGCTGCGATCCCATCGGCGTATGACCGATGCCGTTCTCGCCGATGAATTGCGGCTGCCCGGCGGCATCGCGCATATAGACGCGCACCGTTCCCGCGGGCAGCGCGTCGCCGAGCCCGCCGTCGCGCGACGAGGAGAAGCTCAGCACCGAATCGGCGCTCACCGCCTGATCCTCGCCGCGCATCCAGTCGTTGCGAAAGCGATAGCCGCGCTTTGCGGGCACGCCGCTGACGTCGAGGAAGCTCACCTGTTTCTGCTGGTTCGCCGCAATCGTCGTGCGATCGGCGAGTGGATAGAGATAATAGTCGCCCAGCCGCGCGCGATCGGCGGTCTCGGTACCCGCGACGCTGCCCGGTGCGATGCCCCGCCCGGGCGGGCGCGGTCGGCCGCCACCGCTTTCCTGCGAAGGCTGCCCCGCGACCAGCAGCGTGTCGGCATCGGCAAAGCGCGTCGCGCCCGAATTGTTGAGCGTGATCCACCCCTGCACGTCGATCGCGCCGCTGGCCTCGTCGAACAGCGCGACATAGTCGGCGCGCCAGCTCAGCCCGTTGGTCAGATAGGCCAACGTCACCGGCCGCGTGCCGCCGCGCTCCGCATCGAGCGTCACCGAGAGGGTCGGGCGCGCCCGCAAATTGGGCGGCACGCCCGGAAAGATCACCCGCACCGGCAGGCCATCGTCGCGCAGCACCTCGATCCGCCCGCCGATCTCGAGCACCACGCCCTGATTATACGCCAGCACCTTCGCCTGCTCGCGCGTCTCGGCACCGGTGCCGGGATTGGTGCGCACCAGCGTTACCGTCTGCCCGACCGCCTTTTCGAGCAGGGCATTGGGAGACAGCAGGTCGTAGTCGAAATTCTGCTCGACGATGGTGACACCGTCGGCGGTCAGCCGCACCGTTTCGGGCCGGATATTTTCCGACACGTCGGGAAATTCCTGGACGGCGACCCCCGCGGGAAGCGCTAGCCGCCGCGTATCCTGGATCAGCGCGGTCCCGCCCGAATAGATCGTCACCGCAACATCCCCCTGCGCCGACGGCGTCGGCGCGGTCTGGGCATGGGCAGCTACGGGCAGTGCCAATGCCAGCAGACCCGACAGATATCGCATTGCCCACCCCCTTCGAACGTGTCCCGCCTGTCACCAGCCTAGCATCTGCGCCACAAACGAAAAGGCCGACCTCGCGTGGTGGCGAGACCGGCCTTTCGATTTGCGACGAGCCGCCAGCGCCTATTCGGCGGCGGCGTCCTCGACAGCGACGCGGCGTCGGCGCTTGGGCTTCTCCTCGGCCGGGGCATCGCTCACCAGCGATGGCGGCAGGATGTTGGCATCGAAGCCCGACCCGCCATCCTCCGCCTGCACCGCGACCGGTTGCGCATCGCGCCGCGGCCGCCCGCGACGACGAACCGGCGCTTCGTCGGAAGCGTTGCCGGCAGTGTCCGGTTGCTCCGCCGCGACGGCATGGCCATTGCCGCGTCCGTTGGCGTGATCCTGACGCGGCTCGCGGTCCTGGCGCGGTTCGCGCTGGCGGTCCTGACGCGGCTCGCGGCCGGTCTGATCGCGATCGCCGTCCTCGCTACCTCGGCCGGCACGGCCAGTGTAGTCGCGGTTGCCGTTGTCACGATTCTGTCTGTCGCGATTCTGGCCATCACGATTCTGCCCGTCGCGGTTCTGCTCGTCGCGGTTCTGATTGTCGCGGCTGTTATATTCGCGATTGCCATTGTCGCGGTTGTCGCGGTTGTCGCGATTGCCCTGGTCGCGGTCGCCGCGCAATTGCTGCTGCGGCGCATTGTCCTGGTCGTCGTCATATTCGCCATCGTCGTCCATGTCCGAAGGCTGGCGCTTGTTCTGCTCCTCGAAGCGCGACCGGCTGTCGTTAAGCACGCGGAAATAATGGTCGGCGAACTGGTGATAATATTCGGCGTTGACGCGGTCACCCTGGCGCTGCGCATCGCTGGCGAGATTCTTGTACTTTTCGAGCAGCTGCGCGGCGTTGCCGCGGGCGCGATTGTCGATGCGGTTGCCATTGTCGCGACCGCCGGAATTGCCTTGCGAGCGCTGCTGCTGCCCGCCGCGGCCGCGACGGCGACCGACCTGACGATTGTTCATCAAGGGTTCTTCATCCTGTCCTGGTAAGCCTGTCGGTCGATCACTCGATCCCGGATTGCATGTTGCACCGCGCGCGCCCCGGTCGGACCCCAAATCGGGCTTCCCGGTAGCTGTCGCCTGCCACGGCCGCCGATCAGGCGGCACACATGACGTGGGTTCGGGCCGGCGCCCTCAAATCAACGACTTGGTTGAATGTGCCTGCCCCGCAACCGTTCTTAGCGGGTGCGATGCGGTTCTCCAAGCCTAAATATGTGTCGAGGCATCGATGCGTTCAAGGGCGACGATCGCCCGCGGATTGCCGCCAAGGTCACGGCGCAGCGTCGGCACCAGCCCGGCCTTCGCCACCAGTGCGGCGACCGCATCGCCCTGGCTGGATCCGATCTCGACAATGGCGGCGCCGCCCGGCGCGATCAGCCGCGGCAGGTCGGGCACGATCGCCCGATAGGCGTCGAGCCCGTCACTCCCCGCGAACAGCGCCTCGCCCGGTTCGTGGTCGCGCACCTCGGCCATCAGCGCCTCGGCGGTGCCGATATAGGGCGGGTTGGCGAGCACCAGATCGAATCGCGCGTCAATCCCCCGCGCCCAGTCTCCCAAGGCGAACCGCGCGCGCGCCGCCATTCCCAACCGCTCCGCATTGTCGCGCGCCATTGCCAGCGCGGCCGGCGAACGATCGATTCCCAGTCCCTGCGCATGCGGCCATTGGTCGAGCGCGGCGAGCAGCAAGGTTCCCGGCCCGGTGCCGAGATCGAGGATCGTCGTCGGGCCACGCTCCCCGAACTGCGCCACCGCCGCCTCGATCAGCGTCTCGCTGTCGGCCCGCGGGATCAGCACGCCGGGGCCGACGGCTAGGTCGATCGTCCAGAAGCTGCGCGTCTTGGTGATGTAGGCGACCGGCTCGCACTTCAGCCGCCGCGCGACCAGATCGGGAAACCCGCCGGGCTCGGGATCGCCCAGCTGTGCCAGGATCATCCGTTCGCGCGTGCAGCCCAGCGCATGCGCCATCAGCAATTCCGCGTCGAGGCGCGGCGTCGCGCTGACCGGATCGAACGCGCGCGCGGCCCGTGCCAGCGCGGCGCGCACATCAGCCATCCAGCGTCGCCAGCCGCTCGGCCTCGTCCTCGGCGATCAGCGCGCCAACCAGTTCGTCGAGTTCGCCCTGCAATATCTCGGGCAGGCGGTGCAGCGTCAGGTTGATGCGATGGTCGGTCACCCGCCCCTGCGGAAAGTTGTAGGTGCGGATGCGCTCCGAGCGGTCGCCCGATCCGACCATCGACTTGCGCGCGCCCGCGCGCTCGCTGTCGGCACGCTCGCGCTCCGCCTCGTAGAGCCGCGTGCGCAGCACTTTCAGCGCCTTGGCCTTGTTCTTGTGCTGCGACTTCTCGTCCTGCTGGATCACCACCAGCCCGGTCGGGACATGCGTGATCCGCACCGCCGAATCGGTGGTGTTGACGTGCTGCCCGCCTGCCCCCGACGCGCGATAGACGTCAATGCGCAGGTCCTGGTCGGCGATCTCGATATCGACTTCCTCCGCCTCGGGCAGCACCGCCACGGTCGCTGCCGAAGTATGAATGCGCCCGCCGCTTTCGGTGACCGGCACGCGCTGGACGCGGTGGACACCGCTTTCGAACTTCATCCGCGCGAACACGCCGGTGCCGGTGACGCTGGCGATCACTTCCTTGTATCCGCCGGCTTCCGACGCGCTGGCGGAAATCAGCTCGACCTTCCACCCGCGATTGTCGGCATAGCGCTGGTACATCCGCATCAGGTCGCCTGCGAACAATGCTGCCTCGTCCCCGCCGGTCCCGGCGCGGATCTCCAGCATCGCAGGCCGCGCATCGGCGGCATCGCGCGGCAGCAGCGCCAGCGCCAGCGCGCGCTCCGCCGCCTCGAGCGCAGCCTTGTTCTCCTGCAATTCCTCCGAAGCCATCTCGCGCAGTTCGTCGTCGCCGTCGCGCGTCATCGCGTCGAGCGACACCCCCTCCGCACGCAACCGCCGCACCCGCCCCGCCGCCTGCGCCACCGGTTCGAGCTCGGCATATTCCTTCGATACAGCAACGAAGCGCTCACCCGGCAAGTCGCCGGTCGCCATCATCGCCTGCAGTTCATCGCGCCGCGCCTCGATCTGCGCGATCCGGTCGGGGGGGATGCGGGTCATTCCAGACCGCGCAAGATCGAGCTAACCGGACTGGTATCGAGCAACGTCTCGATGTGGCCCTTCGCGAGCCTACCTGCCCGAAGCCAACGCAGACTGTGGCCGCCATCGACCCCCAACGAGAGTGTGAGCTGAGGAGACTGCTTGAGCGCACGGTCGTAACGCTTCCTCGGGCTACCCGACGCAAACAACTCGGCAGCAACACCAATCCTGCGAAACGCCGCCAACAACCGCGCGGCGACATATTCTCGGTCGGGGTGCTCGGCTATGATAGCCAAATCCGGCGCATCGGCAGCCACCTCCCCGCACAACATCGCCAACCGCTCGATCCCCGCCGCCCAGCCGACCCCGGGCGTCGCCGGCCCGCCCAGGCTCTCGACCAGCCCGTCATAGCGGCCGCCTGCCAGCACCGTGCCCTGCGCCCCCAGCCGGTCGGTGACGAATTCGAACGCGGTGTGGCGGTAGTAATCGAGCCCGCGCACCAGCCGCGCGTTGCGCTCCCACGCGACCCCCGCCGCATCGAGCCCGCTCGTCACCGCAGCGAAAAAATCGCGCGCCTCGCTCGTCAGGAATGCGTCGATATCCGGCGCGCTGTCCGCGATCGGGCGGTCGCGCGGGTCCTTGCTGTCGAGGATACGCAAGGGATTGGTCTCGAGCCGCTTGAGGCTGTCCTCCGACAGATCGCCGCGCGCACCCTGAAAATGCTCGATCAGCGCCGCACGCCACGCATCGCGCGTCGCCGCATCGCCCAGCGTGTTGAGCTGCAGCGTAACCCCGTCGGAAATGCCCAGCTCGCGGAGCAGCTGGTCGGCCAGCGTCAGCAATTCGACCTCGGCGGCAGGCTCCCCCGCGCCCAGCACTTCGGCGTCGATCTGGTGGAATTGGCGATACCGCCCCTTTTGCGGACGTTCATAGCGGAACGTCGGTCCATGCGTGACCAGCTTCAATGGCGCATATTGCCGCCACCCTTCCGTCAGGTACGCCCGCGCGATCCCGGCGGTGAATTCCGGCCGCAATGTCAGCGAATCGCCGCCGCGATCCTCGAACGAATACATCTCCTTCGACACCACGTCGGTGGTCTCGCCCAGCGAGCGCGCGAACACCGCCGTCGCCTCGAACACCGGCATCTCGACACGCTGGAACCCATACAGCCGCCGAACGCGATCGAACGTGTCGACGACGTGCTGGAACCGGCGCTGGTCGTCGCCGAAAATGTCCTGGGTGCCGCGTACGCGGCCGGGGGTTTCGATACGGGCCATAAGTCGCGGCTATCTAGGGAAGCGACGAACCGAACGCCAGTGCGGGCTTGCACCCGCCTCGCGCCGACAGTATCGGGGCAGCAGCGCGGGTATAGTACAATGGTAGTACAGCAGCCTTCCAAGCTGAATACGCGGGTTCGATTCCCGCTACCCGCTCCAGCCCGCCATCCGCCAATGTCCGTTCAGGGCGATGCAAACCGCCGAAAATCGTAGAATTTTCGCATGGCCAGGCTGGCCTCATCTTGATCGGCAGTCCATGTTAGCGATACCCTGCCACCCTGCCCGGGGGCAATGATCGTATAGTGACGAGGGGATGGCTATGGCGGGACCACCGATATTCACCGTAGCGGCGGTCATCCTTGCGCTGGGGCCGGGGCAGGATTCGAAAGACGCCGCGCGCGCGATCGCCGGGGAGCCGGCAGTCGCGGCGCAGCGGTTGGTGCTCGTCGATCTACCTGCGCCGACGGGCGAGGCAGTTCCGTTGTTTGACGGGCGCAGTCTGGCAGGCTGGAACGCCTGGCTGGGCTATGCCGACCCCTCGATCACCTATCACGCCGAGCCCGGGGCGACGCCGATCGGAACCGGACGCGATACCCGCGGAGACTTTGCGGTCAAGGATGTCGATGGTGGCCCGGCGATCTGGGTGAAGGGAGAGACCTGGGGCAGCCTGGTCCACCATGCCGACCTTCGCGACTATCATCTCCGGTTGCAGTTCAAATGGGGTTCCAGAACCTGGGCCCCTCGCCAAAAGCTGCCGCGGAACAACGGTCTGCTCTACCACAGCCATGGGACACCGGGCGAAGTGTTCGGCACGTGGCGGCCATCGTCCGAGTTCGAGATCATGACCGGATCGACGGGAATGATCGTCGCGGTCGGCGGCAAGGTGCGGGGCCGCACCAATGTGACGTTCGACCCGTCCCTGATCGCGCCGCATCTGCGCTTTCGCACCGCGGGTCGCGAAATCGACATCGTCAATGGCAGCCCGACGTGGAATGTGGAGGCCGCAACCGATGCCGAGCACGCGGTCGGCGCGTGGAACACGCTCGACCTGTATGTCGTCGGCGACCGCGCGGTACACGTCGTCAATGGGATACCGGTCGCAGAGGTGCGCGACCTGGCGACGATTGCTGCCGACGGGACCCGCCAGCCGCTGACGCACGGAAAGATCCAGCTTCAATCCGAAGGAGCCGAAACCTGGTTTCGCGCGATCACGGTCGAGCCGATCGAAACCTTGCCCAGAATTGTCGTCGCCAGGGATTAGACGCCTGTCGCCAAAGGGCGGGCATTGCCCGGGTCTGGCAGCTTCGTAGCTTTCGCAGGCTGCGGCGGCACGCGAACGCATCCTCCGCGCCTGCCTGCCGAACCTGGACAAATCGGTCGGGAGTGCTTGCCTTCTGCCGTTCGACCATGGATGTTAGCGCAAACATCACCGGGAGAGGTTTGTGGGATTGCGCCGGAACATCCGTAGATTTGCCCTTTGCGCCTGCGCGAGCGGCGCGATCGTGCAGCCGCTGTTCGCGCAGGATCGTGCAGCCCCCGCATTGCGGCTCGGCGATGGCGACATCTATCGTGCCCCCGGGGTCGACTGGCTGGTGTTCAGCAACTGGTATGACGGACTGTTCGCGGACGCCAAGATCAGCGGCGTCGAACTCATCCAGCAGGGCGAGCGTATCGCCACCAACGGGGATGTGCGGCTGTCGCCCACCCCCGGACAATGGGATGCGATCGGGCGGCTGGTCGAGCGCCGCGTCGATTCCGAAACCGGCCTGATCGAGGCGGAGCTGGAATATCCCGGCTACGGATTCCGCTATCTCGTCCGCTCCCGACCCACCCGAACCGGGTTGCAGGTGACGGTCAGCCTGCCGGAGGAACTGCCCGATGCGCTGGTCGGCCGTGCCGGATTCAACCTGGAATTCCTGCCCTCGGCCTATTTTCGCGAAGCGTTTCTGGTCGACGGCAAACCGGGCGGCTTTCCGCTATATCCCGCCAGCGACATGCGGCTCACGCCCGAACGCAATGCCGCAAGCGGGCGCAGCGAAGGCCCGGGCGCGGAGCCGCTTGCGATGGCGCAGGGAAGCCGGTTCGTGCTCGCGCCGTCCAACCCGGCGCGCCGGGTCAGCATCACGTCGGACGTGCCGCTCGCGCTGTTCGACGGCCGCAACCAGGCGCAGAATGGCTGGTTCGTGCTGCGATCGTTGCTCCCGGCCGGCAAGACCGGCGAGGTACTGACCTGGACCCTCGATGCCAACAGCGTGCCCGATTGGCTGCGCCCGCCGGTGATCGGCCATTCGCAGCTGGGCTATGCCCCGGCCGAGGCGAAGGTCGCGACCGTTGAGTTGGACCGCAACGATACCGACGATACCGCG
Coding sequences:
- a CDS encoding DUF4139 domain-containing protein, whose amino-acid sequence is MRYLSGLLALALPVAAHAQTAPTPSAQGDVAVTIYSGGTALIQDTRRLALPAGVAVQEFPDVSENIRPETVRLTADGVTIVEQNFDYDLLSPNALLEKAVGQTVTLVRTNPGTGAETREQAKVLAYNQGVVLEIGGRIEVLRDDGLPVRVIFPGVPPNLRARPTLSVTLDAERGGTRPVTLAYLTNGLSWRADYVALFDEASGAIDVQGWITLNNSGATRFADADTLLVAGQPSQESGGGRPRPPGRGIAPGSVAGTETADRARLGDYYLYPLADRTTIAANQQKQVSFLDVSGVPAKRGYRFRNDWMRGEDQAVSADSVLSFSSSRDGGLGDALPAGTVRVYMRDAAGQPQFIGENGIGHTPMGSQLALKTGEAFDIKVQPIVANRARIASDEWLRTYRYRISDSSGETRTVTEERSLTYWRTDMRYVLTNASPRAVTVEVVQAGLDNYWRDTRVPMESQPGTQRNADERVWQVTVPANGESVLTASFDTRY
- a CDS encoding CBS domain-containing protein, with the protein product MTIGAILSGKGHEVISIDAGVSTREAVKLLAERRIGAVPVMDGAAVVGIFSERDLVYCLERVGPDALDKPVSELMTAPAITVAPGEGVLGALGLMTKRRIRHLPVVDGGTLVGFVSIGDLVKYRIDRIEAEANSLRDYIQQA
- the prfA gene encoding peptide chain release factor 1, whose protein sequence is MTRIPPDRIAQIEARRDELQAMMATGDLPGERFVAVSKEYAELEPVAQAAGRVRRLRAEGVSLDAMTRDGDDELREMASEELQENKAALEAAERALALALLPRDAADARPAMLEIRAGTGGDEAALFAGDLMRMYQRYADNRGWKVELISASASEAGGYKEVIASVTGTGVFARMKFESGVHRVQRVPVTESGGRIHTSAATVAVLPEAEEVDIEIADQDLRIDVYRASGAGGQHVNTTDSAVRITHVPTGLVVIQQDEKSQHKNKAKALKVLRTRLYEAERERADSERAGARKSMVGSGDRSERIRTYNFPQGRVTDHRINLTLHRLPEILQGELDELVGALIAEDEAERLATLDG
- a CDS encoding lipopolysaccharide biosynthesis protein; protein product: MATNANQPNQPPESLRDQVRSAVLWRSGAQIVGQIITWSSTFLVIRVLDPQDYGLFAMTQVVLTLLDMLNGYGLSSALIQQKDASRRQFRQLFGMLLLLNGGIAAVQFVMAPLAASYFQQPMVADLLRVQALIFLTTPFIALAYTQLARRMDFRKQAQVNLVSSLAGALTALAGAYNGLGVWTLVFAPMVLFGVRAVGMTWMARTWMWPSFDFRGAGNIAKFGGLMAAGQIFWFLQSQADVLIAGRSLDPHWLGIYTTSLFLTQIFVAKFVPPLNDVAFSAYSRIQSDEGAVAGAFAKSARIILLAAMPFYCGLAATAEPVVGVVLGEKWLEAVPFVRLLALAMPFMTLQILFAPAANARGYPGVSLRTNAIGAAILPISFVVGIQWGITGLALAWVAAYPLYCAITAQRTLPLIGLGGGDLLRAIAPPILAALAMALVVTLVDRALPAMGDFERLLILVPTGAAVYLAWLALFARQLLAECIGLVRKRAV
- a CDS encoding DUF4167 domain-containing protein, whose translation is MNNRQVGRRRGRGGQQQRSQGNSGGRDNGNRIDNRARGNAAQLLEKYKNLASDAQRQGDRVNAEYYHQFADHYFRVLNDSRSRFEEQNKRQPSDMDDDGEYDDDQDNAPQQQLRGDRDQGNRDNRDNRDNGNREYNSRDNQNRDEQNRDGQNRDGQNRDRQNRDNGNRDYTGRAGRGSEDGDRDQTGREPRQDRQREPRQDREPRQDHANGRGNGHAVAAEQPDTAGNASDEAPVRRRGRPRRDAQPVAVQAEDGGSGFDANILPPSLVSDAPAEEKPKRRRRVAVEDAAAE
- the prmC gene encoding peptide chain release factor N(5)-glutamine methyltransferase, with translation MADVRAALARAARAFDPVSATPRLDAELLMAHALGCTRERMILAQLGDPEPGGFPDLVARRLKCEPVAYITKTRSFWTIDLAVGPGVLIPRADSETLIEAAVAQFGERGPTTILDLGTGPGTLLLAALDQWPHAQGLGIDRSPAALAMARDNAERLGMAARARFALGDWARGIDARFDLVLANPPYIGTAEALMAEVRDHEPGEALFAGSDGLDAYRAIVPDLPRLIAPGGAAIVEIGSSQGDAVAALVAKAGLVPTLRRDLGGNPRAIVALERIDASTHI
- a CDS encoding DUF4139 domain-containing protein, whose amino-acid sequence is MRAARFLAAMWLWCCGAPVMAQALVTSAAPEAVSVTLYRDPDRPADRAISRRFPSGFALITETRRVTLPAGPATIRFEGVSGGILPESAILSGVPGVAEKNLDADLLSPRALFDRSTGRRVLIRRTDPASGAVSSGQGVIRSGAEGGLVLETEQGVEAVQCSGLGESLIYDAIPAGLSAKPVLSVTVDSQAGGAAQLTLSYLAGGFDWQANHVVTMRPDGRGADWFAWVTLVSADVTSHVDAGTQLVAGKVQRDPEARQAGRIAQAQPLYARCWNLTAPPPPPPPPPPPAMYAPAPMMARAADAEIVVTGARMVAQEQLGDLKLYRVPMPVTVAARAQKQVGLLDRTRVALEPVYRSDVTGDRASAPVLLLRGDNRERSGLGLPIPSGQVQVFDGGARPILIGEGSLADKAIGEEVEIVLEPTPGVSARAERIGEPGWRETIRVTVTNANPRPIAYEARIAAGDGIDVDGVSTKLAREEGRWLWRTAVPANGTRVLTYRLSDRYRRPDRD